A single window of Lepisosteus oculatus isolate fLepOcu1 chromosome 29, fLepOcu1.hap2, whole genome shotgun sequence DNA harbors:
- the LOC102684757 gene encoding zinc transporter ZIP3 produces MDIVVAKVLCLLGVFLLMMGGALIPVRVMQADYEKAQRSRKVLALCNSFGGGVFLATCFNALLPAVRGKVNEVLKLVSIQTDYPLAETMMMLGFFLTVFVEQAVLTFRKEKPSFIDLETFNAGGSEAGSDSEYDTPFIAPPRGANGNHHHHHGHLNPSELARAGPLRLASLVFALSAHSVFEGLALGLQEEGPKLASLFLGVAIHEALAAIALGVSMAKSSLPMRDAAKLAATVSLMIPLGIGVGMGIETAQNLAGSIASVALQGLAAGTFLFVTFFEILSRELEDKHDRLLKVLFLILGYAVLAGLVFIKW; encoded by the exons ATGGACATCGTGGTGGCCAAGGTGCTGTGCCTGCTTGGGGTCTTCCTGCTCATGATGGGTGGCGCCCTGATCCCTGTGAGGGTCATGCAGGCAGACTACGAGAAAGCTCAGCGCTCCAGGAAGGTCCTGGCGCTCTGCAACTCTTTCGGAGGAGGCGTCTTCCTGGCCACCTGCTTCAATGCTTTGCTTCCTGCCGTGCGGGGGAAG GTGAATGAGGTCCTGAAGCTGGTGAGCATCCAGACAGATTACCCCTTGGCTGAGACCATGATGATGCTGGGCTTCTTCCTGACGGTGTTCGTTGAGCAGGCGGTGCTGACCTTTCGAAAGGAGAAACCCTCATTCATCGACCTGGAGACCTTCAACGCGGGGGGCTCGGAGGCAGGCAGTGACTCGGAGTACGACACGCCCTTCATCGCCCCTCCCCGCGGCGCCAACGGCAACCACCACCATCACCACGGGCACCTGAACCCGTCGGAGCTGGCACGCGCCGGGCCCCTGCGCCTCGCCAGCCTTGTTTTCGCCCTGTCCGCCCACTCTGTCTTTGAGGGCCTGGCTCTggggctgcaggaggaaggTCCGAAGCTAGCCAGCCTCTTCCTGGGTGTAGCCATCCACGAAGCCCTGGCAGCCATAGCTCTGGGAGTAAGCATGGCCAAGTCTTCCTTGCCCATGAGGGACGCAGCCAAACTGGCAGCCACGGTCAGCTTGATGATCCCGCTGGGCATCGGGGTGGGCATGGGCATCGAGACCGCTCAGAACCTGGCGGGCAGCATCGCCTCGGTGGCGCTGCAGGGGCTGGCTGCTGGCACCTTCCTCTTCGTCACTTTCTTCGAGATCCTGTCCCGTGAGCTGGAGGACAAGCACGACCGCCTGCTCAAGGTGCTCTTCCTCATCCTCGGCTACGCCGTCCTGGCGGGCCTCGTCTTTATCAAGTGGTAG